GATAACTTTGAGCTTTTTTGACATGATTAACTTAACTTTGTATGTGTTGCAGTTTACTGGTACAACAAGCCAAaagagtctttttttcttcacatatcATTCTGTAATGTTGTCTGTGTTGCAGCCAAAGGCTAATATCACCACTTATTTGCAGTATCAAGTATCAGATGAGATAATGTTGTTTAGCACGTTATCTGTGGGATCGAGCTGTTCTTTCTTCTACATTAACAGTGTTTTGCTGTTCACCCTGAGGTCAAAGCAGGTGTTTTGTGAGACATCCCGTTACATCCTGCTGTTCAACCTGCTCTTTGCAGATACTGCTACACTGGTGTCGAACCTTCTGCTCTACTTTCTGGCTTTTTTAGGAATAAGAATGTCATATTATGTATGTGGTCCCCTCATTCTGCTCTCAGTATTCACTATCACCATCTCCCCTCTCACCTTGGCTGTGATGTCATTTGAGAGATTTGTGGCTGTGTGCTATCCTCTGAGGCATGCTGCCATCTTTACCATGAGAAGCCTGACCATCATCATTGCTCTGGTGTGGTCCttcagttttattcacatcCTCATTCGAGTTTTTATGCTGTTATATGTATTCACAACAATCTCCCTAGATCTTCATATGAATGACTTTTGCAGTATGGAAGCAATGTTTTTCACACCAATCTTTAATGATTTTGAGGAAGCGCATTCCAGCATTCTCTTTCTGTCAGTTGGTGTAGTAATCTTTGCCTCCTACATTGGTGTAGCTCTGGTAGCAAGGTCTGCCTCAACAGGCAAAGCCTCAGCTAGAAAGGCTCTTCAAACACTTCTGCTTCACCTGATTCAGCTGAGCCTGATTCTTACCTCCACCTTGAGTTCCACCATCATAACATCCATTGCTAGAAGAGTAGGGAGATTAACCCTCATACGGATTTACAATGTATGCTTTGTGTGCCTGACTATCCTTCCAAGGTGTCTCAGTGCTCTCATCTATGGGCTCAGGGATCAAACCATCAGGCCTGCCCTCACGCAAAATCTGTGCTGTCGATGGAGATGCTCACTTCTCTGAAACAAGGGCCAGAAACAACTTCAAGTGAATGCTTTTTCAATACACACTCTGCTTTTCAGCATTTTACAACATGTTGCTAAATGTAGAAAAaggacaataataataataataataataataataataataataataataataataataataataatataaacaatAATCTGTGGTTGTTTACCATTTACAAAAGTGATGATTGTATGGAAAGATTTTGTGTAATTGGCTTTATTACATGTCTCTTAGATGTTCATTTAACAAATGTGTCCTTCTTGGATAATGTAACGGTggtttattatttctgtttgtctgtgaatgTCTCAGACAGTTATGATCATGACAATCAGACAGTGAAACAAAACTGTATAGacgaaaaacacaaatgttaaatTCTGTAAAAAGTATGTACAACTAACTTAAAACATTCTCTGATTTCAAATCCAGAGAGAAAATGAGCAGTCATACTAACAAGAGATAGTATTCAAGAATAGTAGTACACATGTAGGTTTTAAAAAGGTTAATAGGTTTAAATCAAGATTAAAATTTGTTGATCTGTGAAGGAGATTTCATCTGTAATTGGTGATAACAGTTGTTTTCTACTACAGCACTTTGTTGTCACAAGAAATATGGGTAAGGCTTTGTTTATGCTAGATCTGCCAGGTATTTTTAGTCTAATCAAATGTATGTCCTTAAAAGAGGCCTGCAAGTCTTACAGCTTCATTTACTCAGTGTTGTATGACTCtttggtggcatcagccattttctatagagtagtctgctggagcagcgcATCTCGGTAATAGTTAGGAAAAGACTTGATGAAGTTATAAAGAAGGTCAGCTCCATCCTAAGaccctcttgacccagtgcaagttttgggagagagcaggatgatggagaagctgtcatcgctgctggtgaaggagtcccGCCCCCTGCAGCTCactatcacagcactgggcagctccttcagtgacagactgatacaccccaagtgtgtgaaggatagttatcacaggtccaagtgtgtgaaggatagTTATCACAGgcccaagtgtgtgaaggttATATGTTCATCAATTATGGACCTGGCCAAATATCAGGTGTGATAGTCAACATTTTTCTGGTGCAGCATGCAATCCGAAAAGTTATGAGTTAATTTACTCTTTCAATTAATCTAATGACtaaaaaagtacaatgtttgcctccaaaatgtagagGATGGAAATCGTAAAGTAGCAGATAATATaaatacttaagtaaagtacaagttACTCAAAATAAGTAaagtacttcagtaaatgtaatAAGTTACACTCCATCACAGTATTTACTACATTTACTTGTTTTAATTTGTCTGGCAGTGTGTTTAAACGTGACATTAatgagtttttaatttttttaaatcagaatttAAACATTCTACATATAACTGgctatgaaacagtctcaatttaaCTCTGGTGGCTCTATATGAACTACAGATAAGGAACCAAAATA
This genomic window from Sparus aurata chromosome 13, fSpaAur1.1, whole genome shotgun sequence contains:
- the LOC115593859 gene encoding odorant receptor 131-2-like produces the protein MLSVLQPKANITTYLQYQVSDEIMLFSTLSVGSSCSFFYINSVLLFTLRSKQVFCETSRYILLFNLLFADTATLVSNLLLYFLAFLGIRMSYYVCGPLILLSVFTITISPLTLAVMSFERFVAVCYPLRHAAIFTMRSLTIIIALVWSFSFIHILIRVFMLLYVFTTISLDLHMNDFCSMEAMFFTPIFNDFEEAHSSILFLSVGVVIFASYIGVALVARSASTGKASARKALQTLLLHLIQLSLILTSTLSSTIITSIARRVGRLTLIRIYNVCFVCLTILPRCLSALIYGLRDQTIRPALTQNLCCRWRCSLL